A genome region from Microcella alkaliphila includes the following:
- a CDS encoding IS5 family transposase (programmed frameshift), with the protein MEPLMPTVTGRSRPWTDHRLAIEGMAWKYRTGAPWRDVPERFGKWNSIYKRFNRWAGDGTWQKLLTEVQKQADAAGEIDWVVSIDSTIARVHQHGATLARDTGAVPNHKNPWSEPPDHGIGRSRGGLTTKLHLVCDGRGRPLSMMITAGNINDTTMMSAVLENIRVPRDGKGRPRTRPDRVLADKGYPSRANRAWLRDRRIAATIPERDDQIAHRRKKPGRPIAFGDKQKERYKGRNVVERCFNRLKQWRGIAMRSDKLARNYRAAVSLAAALIWIKTDLR; encoded by the exons ATGGAGCCGTTGATGCCGACGGTGACCGGTCGGTCGCGGCCGTGGACGGATCACCGGCTCGCTATCGAGGGGATGGCGTGGAAGTACCGGACCGGTGCGCCGTGGCGTGACGTTCCGGAACGGTTCGGGAAGTGGAACTCGATCTACAAGCGGTTCAACCGGTGGGCCGGGGACGGCACCTGGCAGAAGCTGCTCACCGAGGTGCAGAAGCAGGCCGACGCCGCTGGGGAAATCGACTGGGTCGTCTCGATCGACTCCACGATCGCGCGCGTGCATCAGCACGGCGCGACCCTCGCCCGGGACACA GGGGCTGTGCCGAATCACAAGAATCCGTGGTCCGAGCCGCCTGATCACGGGATCGGACGCTCCCGCGGCGGGCTGACGACCAAACTGCACCTGGTCTGCGACGGCCGCGGCCGGCCGCTGAGCATGATGATCACCGCCGGGAACATCAACGACACCACGATGATGAGCGCGGTGCTGGAGAACATCCGCGTTCCCCGCGACGGGAAGGGCCGCCCCCGCACCCGCCCCGACCGGGTGCTCGCCGACAAGGGGTACCCCTCAAGGGCGAACCGCGCCTGGCTCCGCGACCGGAGGATCGCGGCGACCATCCCCGAGCGGGACGACCAGATCGCGCACCGCCGCAAGAAGCCGGGCCGGCCGATCGCTTTCGGCGACAAGCAGAAGGAACGCTACAAGGGACGCAACGTCGTAGAACGCTGCTTCAACCGTCTCAAGCAGTGGCGCGGCATCGCGATGCGCTCGGACAAACTCGCCCGCAACTACCGAGCCGCCGTCAGCCTCGCCGCGGCGCTGATCTGGATCAAGACCGATCTCCGCTGA
- a CDS encoding GTPase domain-containing protein — MLIPGLVLPAIALVRFMKAVSGRRIAVIGGAQTGKTTLVTYLRDRRLPDPGTESQPVQDKFTLRFGKKDVECVVARDVPGGGGQLVPESKEAFTKADFVLYLFRADRLVAGDAESLLQVKTHLDTMKIWLDGDRFSKPRIVLVGTHEDAIEEHAGVRADPRELVASLNVIKLGRVKLGNPDVVVGSLDTAKGCAKLVQDVTEALR, encoded by the coding sequence ATGCTGATTCCAGGCCTGGTGTTGCCGGCGATCGCCCTTGTCCGGTTCATGAAGGCCGTTTCCGGTAGGCGCATCGCCGTGATTGGGGGCGCACAGACGGGGAAGACCACCTTGGTGACGTACCTCCGAGATCGTCGACTGCCGGATCCAGGCACTGAGAGCCAGCCCGTTCAGGACAAGTTCACACTTCGCTTCGGCAAGAAGGATGTCGAGTGCGTGGTTGCGAGGGACGTCCCGGGCGGAGGCGGGCAGCTCGTTCCCGAATCGAAGGAGGCGTTCACAAAGGCTGATTTCGTCCTCTATTTGTTCCGAGCCGATCGTCTAGTCGCGGGGGACGCGGAATCTCTCCTGCAGGTAAAAACGCACCTGGACACCATGAAGATCTGGCTCGACGGTGACCGATTCTCCAAGCCGAGGATTGTCCTGGTTGGGACCCATGAGGACGCAATCGAAGAGCATGCCGGCGTTCGTGCTGACCCTCGAGAGCTGGTCGCCTCGCTGAATGTCATCAAGCTTGGCAGAGTCAAGCTCGGTAACCCGGACGTCGTTGTCGGCTCGCTTGATACGGCGAAGGGGTGCGCGAAGCTGGTCCAGGATGTCACCGAGGCCTTGCGGTGA
- a CDS encoding class I SAM-dependent methyltransferase, whose amino-acid sequence MVTRDDLEWWLNRITELDWVFAVTYAEGAPHEYVTADRTPAFSREDSVRAARIIRTFGQPAKFFRTTRIYLEDGRGWKYWDMANDDVTVSGIINRGRVEHVYGVQNAPRTSSGIASPYDDVATDWDRSFGATADEREAIVDMIESLGDFRKKRVLDIGCGTGLALDLGITVPARYVGIDPSQAMLNRLVVKYPHIAGLHPMTFEQALEQRVLGRTKFDLVLALGGVGSYLTEAELTRLAEHSVGPILLSAYGPREAPATRDLDTIDVDSAHKRLILLAASHGGKIRASGRFSFAVFDAWTSPHRPLRA is encoded by the coding sequence ATGGTCACGCGCGATGACCTCGAGTGGTGGCTCAACCGCATCACCGAGCTCGACTGGGTGTTCGCGGTCACCTACGCCGAGGGTGCGCCGCATGAGTACGTGACGGCAGACCGAACGCCGGCCTTCAGCCGCGAGGACAGTGTGCGAGCGGCACGCATCATCCGCACCTTCGGGCAACCGGCGAAATTTTTCCGGACCACCCGCATCTACCTGGAAGACGGACGCGGTTGGAAGTACTGGGACATGGCGAACGACGACGTCACCGTGTCCGGCATCATCAACCGCGGTCGGGTCGAGCACGTCTACGGGGTGCAAAACGCACCTCGGACGTCGTCAGGAATCGCCAGCCCGTATGACGACGTGGCCACCGACTGGGATCGGTCATTCGGGGCAACTGCAGACGAGCGCGAAGCGATTGTCGACATGATCGAGTCACTTGGCGACTTCCGGAAGAAGCGCGTGCTCGACATCGGCTGCGGCACCGGCTTGGCGCTCGATCTCGGCATCACCGTGCCAGCGCGATACGTCGGTATTGACCCCTCGCAGGCGATGCTCAACCGACTCGTCGTGAAGTACCCGCACATCGCGGGCCTCCACCCGATGACGTTCGAGCAGGCGCTTGAGCAGCGAGTGCTCGGCAGGACGAAGTTCGACCTGGTGCTTGCGCTTGGCGGCGTCGGCTCGTACCTAACCGAGGCCGAGCTCACACGATTGGCCGAGCACTCCGTCGGGCCGATTCTCTTGTCGGCTTACGGGCCCCGAGAGGCACCCGCAACTAGGGACCTGGACACGATCGACGTTGACAGTGCCCACAAACGCCTAATCTTGCTCGCCGCCTCTCATGGAGGGAAGATTCGGGCATCGGGGCGATTCTCATTCGCAGTCTTTGATGCATGGACCTCTCCGCACCGGCCCCTACGTGCGTGA
- a CDS encoding type I restriction-modification system subunit M has translation MSTPTNATTPSSTATPNLSAFIWNIANLLRGTYKQADYGKVILPFTVLRRFDAVLEPTKAVVLDRAEKLKDSPAAEHILPTAAGADFYNTSRYTLSTIANDPANVRANLTDYVNGFSENVRDIFDRYEFPNQLAKLDENDLLYLVLQRFAEIDLHPDRVDNTQMGTIFEELIRKFAETSNEKAGEHFTPREVVRLMVSLLFTEHPDDDPKKSLTIPGAVRTVYDPTAGTGGMLSVSDEYVREHFPSAKLRLHGQELNAESFAIAKADMVIKGQAISDIIWGDTLTNDGHIGRTFDFGIANPPFGVEWKKQQKFVTDEHQQRGFEGRFGPGLPRVSDGSLLFVLHLVKKMRSKADGGGRVGIVLNGSPLFTGGAGSGESNIRKYLFENDLVDAIIGLPTDLFYNTGIATYIWILDNDKPASRRGRVQLIDATAQWVKMRKSLGSKRREISPEQIREIVRTYGENVESETSKIFRNDEFGYTTITVERPQQFTWAFGPERLTLALAARPLASLTEDARNAIEDLAEESPIASTTHSAAFARDLKALLATRGVSLTAPQSKALIAGLAERDETAPVVTDAKGRPVPDTDLRDTENVPLTEDIDDYIAREIAPHLEHFWIDRSKDKVGYEIPFTRHFYKYVPPRSLDEIDADLNKLIAEITVLLAEVEKR, from the coding sequence ATGAGCACCCCGACGAACGCTACAACGCCGTCAAGCACCGCAACCCCCAACCTCTCCGCCTTCATCTGGAACATCGCGAACCTGCTCCGCGGCACCTACAAGCAGGCCGACTACGGCAAGGTGATCCTCCCGTTCACGGTCCTCCGCCGCTTCGACGCCGTCCTCGAGCCGACGAAGGCGGTCGTGCTCGATCGAGCCGAAAAACTCAAGGACAGCCCCGCTGCCGAGCACATCCTTCCGACGGCCGCGGGCGCCGACTTCTACAACACCAGCCGCTACACCCTCTCCACGATCGCGAACGATCCTGCAAACGTCCGCGCCAACCTGACCGACTATGTCAACGGCTTCAGCGAGAACGTGCGCGACATCTTCGATCGCTACGAGTTCCCGAACCAGCTGGCGAAGCTCGACGAGAACGACCTGCTATACCTGGTGCTGCAGCGCTTCGCCGAGATCGACCTGCACCCCGACCGGGTCGACAACACCCAAATGGGCACGATCTTCGAAGAGTTGATCCGCAAGTTCGCTGAGACGAGCAACGAGAAGGCGGGTGAGCACTTCACCCCGCGCGAGGTGGTGCGCCTCATGGTGAGCCTGCTCTTTACCGAGCACCCTGACGACGACCCGAAGAAGTCGCTCACGATCCCCGGAGCTGTGCGCACCGTCTACGACCCCACAGCTGGCACCGGCGGCATGCTCAGCGTCAGCGACGAGTACGTGCGCGAACACTTCCCGAGCGCGAAACTGCGCCTGCATGGCCAAGAGCTCAACGCCGAGTCGTTCGCCATCGCAAAGGCCGACATGGTCATCAAGGGCCAGGCGATCAGCGACATCATCTGGGGCGACACCCTCACCAATGACGGCCACATCGGCCGCACCTTCGACTTCGGTATCGCAAACCCACCGTTCGGCGTCGAGTGGAAGAAGCAGCAGAAGTTCGTCACCGACGAGCACCAGCAGCGCGGCTTCGAGGGCCGCTTCGGCCCCGGCCTCCCACGCGTCTCCGATGGCTCGCTGCTGTTCGTTCTTCACCTGGTGAAGAAGATGCGCAGCAAGGCGGATGGCGGCGGCCGCGTCGGCATCGTCCTCAACGGCAGCCCACTCTTCACGGGCGGCGCGGGCAGCGGCGAGTCGAACATTCGCAAGTACCTGTTCGAGAACGACCTGGTCGACGCGATCATCGGCCTGCCGACCGACCTGTTCTACAACACGGGCATCGCCACCTACATCTGGATTCTCGACAACGACAAGCCCGCCAGTCGCCGCGGCCGCGTGCAGCTGATCGACGCGACCGCCCAGTGGGTGAAGATGCGCAAGTCGCTCGGTAGCAAGCGCCGCGAGATCAGCCCCGAGCAGATCCGCGAAATCGTGCGCACCTACGGCGAGAACGTCGAGAGTGAGACGAGCAAGATCTTCCGCAACGACGAGTTCGGCTACACGACCATCACGGTGGAACGCCCGCAACAGTTCACCTGGGCCTTCGGCCCTGAGCGTTTGACGCTGGCTCTGGCCGCTCGGCCCCTCGCATCTCTAACAGAGGATGCTCGCAACGCGATCGAAGACCTCGCCGAGGAATCACCGATCGCCTCCACGACGCACTCGGCGGCCTTCGCCCGCGACCTGAAGGCGCTGCTCGCCACACGTGGAGTGTCGCTCACCGCGCCCCAATCGAAGGCGCTCATCGCAGGCCTCGCCGAGCGGGACGAAACGGCACCGGTCGTCACGGATGCGAAGGGTCGCCCGGTGCCCGACACCGACCTGCGTGACACCGAGAACGTGCCGCTGACGGAGGACATCGATGACTACATCGCCCGCGAGATCGCCCCGCACCTCGAACACTTCTGGATCGACCGCAGCAAAGACAAAGTCGGATACGAGATCCCCTTCACCCGCCACTTCTACAAGTACGTGCCCCCGCGGTCGCTCGACGAGATCGACGCCGACCTCAATAAGTTGATCGCCGAGATCACCGTTCTGCTCGCCGAGGTCGAGAAGCGGTGA
- a CDS encoding restriction endonuclease subunit S, which produces MPQAEYMALTGNKVVLNLSGADNMRHVEPGDYISHLRSFQGGLEYSAYEGKVSAAYTVLTPRKEVDPHYFRFLFKSTHYVQGLQTTTDQMRDGQSIRYGQFALLPLPYPPLAEQRRIAEFLDRETAQIDELIAKQEQLISTLAERRTSVILNGVARGFSGVELKDSEADWLGKVPAHWQIRRLKYSVRFSKNGVWGDEPDGGESDVWVIRVADFDRVRRTVTKDKQTYRKVSYSDRNGRLLLPGDLLLEKSGGGEKSPVGFVAIYEDAEPALTSNFVARLQVESDCDSRYWLYVHAALYASRVTERSIKQTSGIQNLDQSSYFNELAPFPPLEEQRSIANEIDARLDAILAAGRKAELLIDRLRERRQALISAAVTGQIDVGGAS; this is translated from the coding sequence ATGCCCCAGGCCGAGTACATGGCACTGACGGGCAACAAGGTCGTGCTCAACCTGAGCGGCGCCGACAACATGCGCCACGTTGAACCGGGTGACTACATCAGCCATCTTCGAAGCTTCCAGGGCGGGCTCGAATACTCCGCGTACGAGGGCAAGGTCAGCGCCGCGTACACGGTCTTGACTCCTCGGAAGGAGGTCGATCCGCACTACTTCCGGTTTCTGTTTAAGTCGACGCATTACGTCCAGGGCCTCCAAACCACCACTGATCAAATGCGGGATGGTCAGTCGATTCGCTACGGGCAGTTCGCTCTTCTGCCCCTCCCATATCCTCCGCTCGCGGAGCAGCGGCGAATCGCGGAGTTCCTCGACCGCGAGACGGCCCAGATCGACGAGCTGATCGCCAAGCAGGAGCAGCTCATCTCCACCCTCGCCGAACGTCGCACCTCAGTCATTCTTAACGGAGTCGCCCGCGGCTTCTCCGGTGTCGAACTGAAGGACTCGGAAGCTGACTGGCTCGGCAAAGTGCCTGCCCACTGGCAAATTCGGCGACTGAAGTACTCGGTGCGGTTCTCCAAGAACGGAGTCTGGGGAGATGAGCCCGATGGTGGAGAGTCGGACGTCTGGGTCATCCGCGTTGCCGACTTCGATCGAGTTCGTAGGACGGTAACCAAGGACAAGCAGACCTATCGAAAGGTCTCGTACTCCGATCGAAACGGCCGGTTGCTCCTGCCCGGGGATCTTCTTCTCGAGAAATCAGGCGGGGGAGAGAAGAGTCCAGTCGGGTTCGTGGCGATCTACGAGGACGCTGAACCAGCCTTGACTTCCAATTTCGTCGCACGTCTTCAGGTTGAGTCGGACTGCGACTCCCGTTACTGGCTGTACGTCCACGCAGCGCTGTATGCGTCCAGGGTCACCGAGCGATCCATCAAGCAGACCTCAGGCATCCAGAACCTTGATCAGTCGAGCTACTTCAATGAACTCGCGCCTTTTCCGCCTCTCGAAGAGCAGCGTTCGATCGCGAACGAGATCGACGCTCGACTAGATGCGATTCTCGCAGCGGGTAGAAAGGCTGAGCTCTTGATCGATCGATTGCGCGAGCGACGCCAGGCTCTGATCAGCGCGGCCGTGACGGGGCAGATTGACGTGGGAGGTGCATCCTGA
- a CDS encoding GIY-YIG nuclease family protein — translation MNATERPQTIQIFLPTGDPNGIRQAEITTRSVRVFDVPRSELNLFTETPESTQPGLYFLLSEENGDGEPEVYIGESDSLGDRLGNHDRKRTWDRVVAAVSTSSSWTKVHVQYMERQAIALAKAAGARQLGNAAAGYSSHVRAPLVADCEEYLETIRVLVSTLGFSFMEVPASREETADAQTLRISGTEAEAAGAYSAAGMTVFADSQAVPVRNPEKYPQIAARQGRLLAAGVLRAEGGLYVFVKDHAFQTPSGASDVIIGRNANGWTHWKSMDGRTLDEIYR, via the coding sequence ATGAATGCAACCGAGCGGCCGCAGACCATTCAGATCTTCTTGCCGACCGGTGACCCGAACGGCATCCGGCAGGCAGAGATTACGACACGGTCGGTGCGCGTGTTCGACGTCCCGCGCAGCGAGCTGAACCTGTTCACCGAGACGCCCGAGTCGACGCAGCCGGGCCTCTACTTCTTGCTGTCGGAAGAGAACGGCGACGGCGAGCCGGAGGTCTACATCGGAGAGAGTGACAGCCTCGGCGACCGGCTCGGCAACCACGACCGGAAGCGCACGTGGGATCGCGTGGTGGCAGCCGTGTCGACGTCGAGCAGCTGGACGAAGGTGCACGTGCAGTACATGGAGCGCCAGGCGATCGCGCTCGCGAAGGCTGCGGGCGCCCGGCAACTGGGCAACGCGGCGGCCGGGTACAGCTCGCACGTCCGGGCGCCGCTGGTGGCCGACTGCGAGGAGTACCTGGAAACGATCCGGGTGCTGGTGTCGACGCTGGGCTTCTCGTTTATGGAGGTGCCGGCCTCGCGGGAAGAGACCGCAGACGCCCAGACCCTGCGGATTTCGGGAACCGAGGCCGAGGCAGCCGGCGCGTATTCCGCGGCTGGCATGACAGTGTTCGCAGACTCGCAGGCAGTGCCCGTGCGCAACCCAGAAAAGTACCCCCAGATTGCCGCTCGCCAAGGTCGCCTGCTCGCGGCCGGTGTGCTTCGCGCCGAAGGCGGCTTGTACGTTTTTGTGAAGGACCACGCGTTCCAGACACCATCTGGCGCTTCTGACGTGATCATCGGGCGCAACGCGAACGGGTGGACACACTGGAAATCGATGGACGGGCGCACGCTCGACGAGATTTACCGGTAG
- a CDS encoding Fic family protein codes for MGWPAVDYEQHPWHGDVDRATSRRSQLRSRGPYTAAVPPNIADLTPEIPAALAVEAADTQAALTAFDARVGDIPAPLAAILLRTESASSSEIERLTAGAKAIAQAELGRKAGPNAELIVANVRAMQSALDLADDLTVDTIVAMQDALLRRHHPDLVGLRTEQVWVGGGLSNTPHTAEFVPPHHDRVPALMDDVMTFARRTDLLVLPHLAIAHAQFETIHPFADGNGRTGRALVQAMLRHHRVTRSVTVPVSAGLLTRTGDYFDALTAYRRGDIAPIVEQFIAATWRSIDNADRLVTGLLQLRMEWETRVDARRGSSARRLLDVLASQPVLDVPRAAELLGVSYTSAAAAIATLEQAEVVSPLSGANRNRAWQASEVVNLLDAFAARARRRL; via the coding sequence ATGGGTTGGCCCGCAGTCGACTACGAGCAGCACCCGTGGCACGGCGACGTCGACCGCGCCACGTCACGGCGAAGCCAGCTACGCTCGCGCGGCCCCTACACCGCTGCGGTGCCGCCGAACATTGCCGACCTCACGCCCGAGATTCCCGCGGCACTCGCCGTAGAAGCGGCCGACACCCAGGCCGCGCTCACCGCCTTCGACGCCCGCGTCGGCGACATACCCGCACCCCTCGCGGCGATCCTGCTGCGCACCGAGTCGGCCTCCAGCTCCGAAATCGAGCGCCTCACCGCCGGCGCGAAAGCAATCGCTCAAGCAGAACTCGGCCGCAAAGCCGGCCCCAACGCCGAACTGATCGTCGCCAACGTGCGCGCCATGCAGTCTGCCCTCGACCTCGCCGACGACCTCACTGTCGACACGATCGTCGCCATGCAAGACGCCCTGCTGCGTCGACACCACCCCGACCTGGTCGGCCTGCGCACCGAACAGGTGTGGGTGGGCGGAGGCCTCTCGAACACCCCACACACAGCCGAGTTCGTGCCGCCACACCACGACCGCGTGCCGGCGCTCATGGACGACGTCATGACGTTCGCGCGCCGCACAGACCTGCTCGTGTTGCCGCACCTGGCGATCGCCCACGCCCAGTTCGAGACGATTCACCCCTTCGCCGACGGTAACGGCCGCACTGGGCGTGCGCTCGTGCAGGCGATGCTGCGCCACCACCGCGTCACCCGCAGCGTGACCGTGCCCGTCTCGGCTGGCCTGCTGACCCGCACCGGCGACTACTTCGACGCCCTGACTGCCTACCGCCGCGGTGACATCGCCCCGATCGTCGAACAGTTCATTGCCGCCACCTGGCGCAGCATCGACAACGCTGACCGGCTCGTCACCGGCCTGCTGCAGCTGCGCATGGAGTGGGAGACCCGAGTGGATGCACGCCGCGGCAGCAGCGCCCGCCGCCTCCTCGACGTGCTCGCGTCGCAGCCCGTGCTCGACGTGCCGCGGGCGGCCGAGCTGCTCGGAGTGTCCTACACGTCGGCAGCTGCGGCGATCGCGACGCTCGAACAGGCCGAGGTCGTGAGCCCGCTCAGCGGCGCCAACCGCAACCGGGCATGGCAAGCCTCAGAAGTTGTCAATCTGCTCGATGCGTTCGCCGCCCGAGCACGACGGCGCCTGTGA
- a CDS encoding type I restriction endonuclease subunit R, producing the protein MAIHNEKPFEDEICAHLAANGWLYSPTDHEADAVYDRQRAIIPSDVFAWLEATQPDTLAKAIRPATAERDREALLDRLVKSLDAPFETSGGLQGGTLAVLRRGFESVPHKFAMAQFKPADDLNATTNAAYAAMRMRVMRQVHYSTKNQKSIDLVLFVNGLPVATIELKTDFTQSVHDAMRQYREDRHPKGEPLLSFGRRALVHFAVSNRDVQMTTKLEGVATRFLPFNQGDDGRAGNPVSATGSSTAYLWERVLQRDAWLNIIGRFMHLEVSKTVDPVTGAVVKRETLLFPRYHQWESVTKLIETARDEGPGHKYLIQHSAGSGKTNSIAWTAHQLSTLHRADGSKAFDSVIVVTDRTVLDSQLQDAIRQIDAKTGVVWAIESGSGSKSERLAEALSKRAPIIVVTIQTFGFVAEKLGSLPDMSFAIIADEAHSSQTGTTANKVKQVLSPEEAADLDDGGEVDLESLLAVQMQSRSNATNISYFAYTATPKAKTLELFGRADADGRPKPFHLYTMQQAIEEGFILDVLKNYTPYRVAFKLAHDGHEVDDEAPLVDKSAAVKQLMNWVRLHEFNISQKVRIIVEHFVSNVAWRLDGKAKAMVVTGSRREAVRYKLAFDRYIQEAGYGDVAALVAFSGEVRDDELSPEPFTEASMNPGLKGRSLPQAFATDDYQVMLVANKFQTGFDQPLLVAMYVDKKLSGVTAVQTFSRLNRMATGKEFTCVLDFVNDPDVIRDSFAPYFRDARLSEVSDPNVVVDLRAKLEAFGMWEWHEVEAAARAQLLEQGNNAYFAAIEPGRSRFVTRLTDALVGHDAEEAERLHLFRSDLTSFVNAYDFLSQVINFENTELEKLNIYARGLARLIREENMRVPIDLTGVELVTYSVKKGEDRDIALIDADVEIDPPGGGEAKKLKDPQLVMLEEAVAQLNQLFDSEDFTDADFVGMATHVAGKVREQEEITQQRKANTEKQFLASPDLTAAVVTAIIAARENNGKMADELFDDRQKLGQFVAIIGKLIYHHGAAA; encoded by the coding sequence GTGGCCATCCACAACGAGAAGCCGTTCGAGGACGAGATTTGCGCCCACCTCGCGGCGAACGGCTGGCTGTATTCCCCGACCGACCACGAAGCCGACGCGGTGTACGACCGGCAGAGGGCGATCATCCCCTCAGATGTGTTCGCGTGGTTAGAGGCGACCCAGCCCGACACGCTCGCGAAGGCGATCAGGCCCGCGACAGCCGAACGCGACCGCGAGGCGTTGCTCGACCGGCTGGTGAAGAGTCTCGACGCGCCGTTCGAGACGTCGGGCGGACTTCAAGGCGGAACACTCGCCGTGCTGCGCCGCGGATTCGAGAGCGTGCCGCACAAGTTTGCGATGGCGCAGTTCAAACCGGCCGACGACCTCAATGCGACCACGAACGCCGCCTATGCGGCCATGCGTATGCGGGTCATGCGGCAGGTGCACTACTCGACGAAGAACCAGAAGTCGATCGACCTCGTGTTGTTCGTCAACGGCCTGCCCGTAGCCACAATCGAACTGAAGACCGACTTCACGCAGAGCGTGCACGACGCAATGCGGCAATACCGCGAAGACCGCCACCCGAAGGGCGAGCCGCTGCTCAGCTTCGGTCGGCGCGCGCTCGTGCACTTCGCCGTGTCGAACCGCGACGTGCAGATGACGACGAAGCTCGAGGGCGTGGCCACGCGCTTCTTGCCCTTCAACCAGGGCGACGACGGGCGAGCCGGCAACCCCGTGAGCGCGACTGGTTCGTCGACTGCGTACCTGTGGGAGCGCGTGCTGCAGCGCGACGCGTGGCTCAACATCATCGGTCGCTTCATGCACCTCGAAGTGTCGAAGACCGTCGACCCGGTGACGGGTGCGGTCGTGAAGCGCGAGACGCTGCTGTTTCCGCGCTACCACCAGTGGGAGTCGGTCACGAAGCTCATCGAGACCGCCCGCGACGAGGGCCCCGGGCACAAGTACCTGATTCAGCACTCGGCCGGCTCGGGCAAGACGAACTCGATCGCGTGGACAGCCCACCAGCTGTCGACCTTGCACCGCGCCGACGGGTCGAAGGCGTTCGACTCGGTCATCGTCGTCACCGATCGCACGGTGCTTGACAGTCAGCTACAGGATGCGATTCGCCAGATCGACGCGAAGACCGGCGTCGTGTGGGCGATCGAGTCGGGCAGCGGTTCGAAGTCGGAGCGGCTGGCGGAGGCGCTGTCGAAGCGCGCACCGATCATCGTCGTCACCATTCAGACGTTCGGCTTCGTCGCTGAAAAGCTCGGCTCGCTGCCCGACATGTCGTTCGCGATCATCGCCGACGAAGCGCACTCATCGCAGACCGGCACGACGGCGAACAAGGTGAAACAGGTGCTCTCACCGGAGGAGGCCGCCGACCTCGACGACGGGGGAGAGGTCGATCTCGAGAGCCTGCTCGCCGTGCAGATGCAGTCGCGGTCGAACGCGACCAACATCTCGTACTTCGCCTACACGGCGACGCCGAAGGCGAAGACCCTCGAACTGTTCGGCCGCGCGGACGCCGACGGGCGGCCGAAGCCTTTTCACCTGTACACGATGCAGCAGGCGATCGAGGAGGGCTTCATCCTCGACGTGCTGAAGAACTACACGCCCTACCGGGTGGCGTTCAAGCTTGCACACGACGGCCACGAGGTCGACGATGAGGCGCCGCTGGTCGACAAGTCGGCCGCCGTGAAGCAGCTGATGAACTGGGTGCGCCTGCACGAGTTCAACATCAGCCAGAAGGTGCGCATCATCGTCGAGCACTTCGTCTCGAACGTTGCGTGGAGGCTCGACGGCAAGGCAAAGGCAATGGTCGTCACGGGGTCGCGGCGCGAGGCTGTGCGGTACAAGCTCGCCTTCGACCGGTACATCCAGGAGGCCGGCTACGGCGACGTTGCTGCGCTGGTGGCGTTCAGTGGTGAGGTGCGCGATGACGAGCTGTCGCCCGAGCCGTTCACCGAGGCCTCGATGAACCCCGGATTGAAGGGGCGCTCGCTGCCGCAGGCGTTCGCCACCGACGACTACCAGGTGATGCTCGTCGCCAACAAGTTCCAGACCGGATTCGACCAGCCCCTGCTCGTGGCGATGTACGTCGACAAGAAGCTGTCGGGGGTCACCGCGGTGCAGACTTTCTCGCGCCTCAACCGCATGGCGACGGGCAAAGAATTCACCTGCGTTCTCGACTTCGTGAATGACCCCGACGTCATCCGCGACTCGTTCGCCCCCTATTTCCGGGATGCACGGCTCAGCGAGGTGTCGGACCCGAATGTGGTCGTCGACCTGCGCGCCAAGCTCGAAGCGTTTGGCATGTGGGAGTGGCACGAGGTCGAGGCCGCAGCGCGGGCGCAACTGCTCGAGCAGGGCAACAACGCCTACTTCGCGGCGATCGAACCGGGTCGCAGCCGCTTCGTCACGCGGTTGACGGATGCGCTGGTTGGCCACGACGCGGAGGAAGCGGAGCGCCTGCATCTCTTTCGGTCAGACCTCACGTCGTTCGTGAACGCCTACGACTTCTTGTCGCAGGTGATCAACTTCGAGAACACCGAGCTCGAGAAGTTGAACATCTACGCGCGCGGCCTTGCGCGATTGATCCGCGAAGAAAACATGCGCGTACCCATCGATCTGACCGGCGTTGAACTCGTCACCTACTCCGTGAAGAAGGGGGAGGATCGCGATATCGCGTTGATCGACGCCGATGTCGAGATTGACCCGCCGGGTGGCGGAGAGGCGAAGAAGCTGAAAGACCCGCAACTGGTCATGCTCGAGGAGGCGGTCGCCCAGCTCAACCAGTTGTTCGACAGCGAGGACTTCACTGACGCCGACTTTGTGGGCATGGCCACTCACGTCGCGGGCAAAGTGCGCGAGCAGGAGGAGATAACCCAGCAGCGCAAGGCGAACACCGAGAAGCAGTTCTTGGCGAGTCCCGACCTGACGGCTGCGGTCGTTACGGCGATCATCGCCGCCCGCGAGAACAACGGGAAGATGGCCGACGAATTGTTTGACGACAGGCAGAAGCTTGGTCAATTTGTCGCCATCATCGGGAAGCTCATTTACCACCATGGTGCCGCGGCGTGA